Genomic DNA from Streptomyces sp. GS7:
AGGTCCGAAGCCCCCGTGAACGCCTCCTCGGCCGCTCCCCCCACCGCTCCCCCGACGGCCTCCACCACCCCGCCCCACCGGCCTGAGGGGATCCGGGCAATCGACGCGACCAGCACGGCCAGGGCGGCCGGGGCGGCCGGGGCGGCCGACGGGGCGAACGCGATCGACATGATCGACGCCGAGGAGGACCTGGTCCCGACGCCACAGGTCGCCGGCGCCCGCCACCGGCTGCGGACGCACCCCGCCCTCCTCCTGACCGGCATCGTCCTCGCCGCGGTGAACATGCGGGCCGCCCTCGCCGGCGTCTCCCCCCTGGTCGGCGAAATAGCGCACCATTTCCACCTGGCCGCCACCGCCAGCAGCCTGGTGACCACCATCCCGCTGATCTTCATGGGCCTCGGCTCGATCATCGCCCCGAAACTGGCCCGCCGTTGGGGCACCGAGGCGGTGCTGTGCAGCGCGCTGCTGGCCCTGTGCGGCGGCATCGTGCTGCGCATCGCCCCGCCGGTGGCCGCGCTCTTCGCGGGCTGCGCGGTGGTGGGCGCGTCCATAGCCCTGCTCAACGTCCTGATGCCGGGCCTGATCAAGCGGGACTTCCCGGACCGAGCGGCCGGTATGACGGCGCTCTACTCCACCGCGATGATCATGGGTGCCACCCTCTCCGCCGCCTCCGCCGTCCCCCTGGAGAACGCCCTCGGCGACTGGCAGGGCTCCCTCGTTTCCTGGGCGCTGCTCGCCGCCGTCGCCGCACTCGTCTGGATCCCCCAGGCCGTCATCGCGCGCCGCGGTACACACCACGGCGCGGCGGCGGCAACTCCCGCCCACGGCACCGCATCCGGCCCGAAGCTGAGCCGCTCGCCGCTCGCCTGGCAGGTCACGCTCTTCATGGGCTCGCAGTCACTGATCGCCTACGTGATCATCGCCTGGATGCCGACGATCTTCACCGACCACGGCATGGGCAAGAGCGAGGCGGGCCTGGTCTTCGCCTTCAGCACGCTGGTGCAGATGGCCGGTTCGTTCGTGGTGCCGATGCTCGCGGGCCGGATGCGCCGTCAGCGGCTGCTGGGCGTGGCCGTCTCCGCCCTGATGGCCTGCGGCGTCACGGGCCTGCTGGCCGCCCCGGTGGCCGGCGCCTGGCTGTGGGCGGCGGTCCTCGGCATCGGCCAGGGCGGTGCCCTCGGCCTGGCCCTGACCATGATGGTCCTCCGCTCCGGCGACGCCCACACCGCCGCCCGCCTCTCCGGCATGTCGCAGACCGGCGGTTACCTCCTCGCCGCCGCCGGCCCCCTGGCCCTGGGCGCCGTCCACCAGGCCACCTCCGGCTGGACCGTCCCGCTCCTCCTCCTTCTCGCCGTGTGCGTGGGCCTGTCCCTCCTGGGCCTGGGCGCGGGCCGCGACCGCCGCATCGGAGAGGACGCCTAGCGCCCCCTGACAGGACGCCTGCCCGAACCCCGCCGAAACGACGCCGCGTTCGCGGTTCAGCGCCAGGAGACCGGCGCTGAACCGTGGCGCCGACCGCATCCGGTCACGACTCCGGTGGGCATACAGCCCACCGGACTTGAGGGCCTCCGGGGGCCGGAGCAGAGCCCCGGTCAAGGGCCCCGGTCACGAGTCCTGGTCAAGAACCCCGGTCAAGAGCGCCGATCACGGGACGGGCGGGATGGCGGAACCCCCACCCGCGCTCCGCACGCCCGGAACGACCCACACCCCCGCCGCCTGCCCTACCGTGCCCCCATGAGCGATGTTCAGCACACCGTTCGCCGGCCCGGCCCACGGCTCTCCCGCACCGGCTGGCTCCTTCTCATCGCCGTCCTGTGTGTCGTTGCCATCCTCGCCGTACTGATCGTGCCGCGGTTGCTGCGCGAACGGCAGCAAGGGGAGCTGACGGTCCCGGAGGGGCAGCGGGCCTCGCAGGTCTACGCCGCCGCCGACCGGGCCCTGCACCTGCCGGACGGCACCACCGCGAAGGCCGCCAAGACATCGCACCTCCCGCTGCCCGCCGCGGCGAACGGCAACGCGGAGGGCTATCTCTTCCCGGCGACGTACCCGATCCGCTCGGACACCACCCCGACGTCGCTGCTCACGTACATGGTCAAAACCGCCGACCAGCGGCTCGCCGACGACGGCATCACCGCCTACCGCACCGTCGTGATCGCCAGCATCGTGCAAGCCGAGGCCGACAGCCCGGCCGACATGGGCAAGGTCGCCCGGGTGATAGAGAACCGGCTCGCGAAGCACATGCCACTGCAGATGGACTCGACGATCAACTACGCGCTGGGCCGCAGCACCCTCCACACCAGCCACTCCGACACCCGGACCGAAAGCCCGTACAACACCTACCGGAACGAGGGCCTGCCGCCCACCCCGATCGACAATCCGGGTGCCGACGCGCTGAAGGCGGCAAGCGCCCCGCCGGCGGGCGACTGGCTCTACTTCGTCACCGTCAAACCGGGCGACACCCGCTTCACCGCCAACTACCAGGAACACCTGCGGAACGTCCGCGAGTTCAACAACCGGCAGAAGCACACCACCGCGAACGCCGGCTAGGCCGCCTCCGGACGAAACGGCACCGTTGAACGAAACGGCACCGACGAACGAAACGGCACCGCTCACGTCGGTCCCCACACCAGGACAACCCGACCGAAGCCCGAGCCCGACGGCAGAGCGACAGACCTATAGAGCTGCAGGGCTGCAGGGCTGCTGTACGACAGCGGGCCGACCGGCACCGGCGGACGGACCGGGGCCGGCGGACGGACCGTGTGCCGACCGGGACCGTTGGGCCGACCGGGACGGCGGACGGACCGGGGCCGGCGGACGGACCGGCGCCGGAGGCCGCACCGGTGGTGGCTGCGCAGCACCCGCCGGCACCGCCCCGCCCCGGCCGCTCCCGATCTCCGCTGCTCCCCGTCTACTCCTCGCCCGCCAGCGTGAGCGCCTTCAGTCGCCGTCCCGCGTACCACGTCGCCGCGACCGTGACGCCGGTCAGCAGGCATACGGCGAGCGGCAGTTGGACGTCCGAGCTCAGGGCGCCCTCGGCTCCGATCTTCTGGCCCACGGCGAGGGCCCACTGCTGGACACTGAGGGTCCGCGCACCGGGGACGAGGGTCCCCACGAACGCCTCCCAGACCAGGGCGTAGACCAGGCCGAAGACCACGGCGTGCCGGGTGATCGTGCCGAAGAGGAGGAACAGGGCGCTGTAGGCGACCGAGGCGACAGCCGCCGCCACCGCATACGCCACGGCTATCTGCTGGCTGTTGCCGTTGAGGACGAATCCGGCCACCAGGACCGGTATCGCCGAGAAGGCGGCCGTCACACCGATCGCGACCAGCAGCTTGGTGAAGATGATCGTCGAGCGCGGCACCGGCTTGGCCAGGAGATAGACCACCGAGCCGTCGTCGATCTCCGGCCCGATCGCGCCCGTCCCCGCGATGACCCCGATCAACGGGACCATCGTGCCCAGCGCGAAGCCGCCGAGGATGCCGCTCGCGGTGGTGTCGTCGGCACCGGTCAGCGCGCGGACGATGACCGCGATGACCACCAGCATGGCGGGCAGTGCGAAGAGGATCAGGGCGCGCCGCCGGCCGAGCAGGGCGCGGTAGGTGAGCCGGGCGACGGTCGGGTTGAAGAACGCGGCCTTGGGTGCGGCGGCGGGCGCCGGCGGGGCCGTCGGAGAGGTCGTGGACATGCTGCCTCAGGGCTCCTTTCTGGCCTCAGGCCGCTACGAGGTACGAGAAGACGGATTCCAGCGACTCGTCGGAGGGCGAGACGGTCAGCAGGCGGATGCCGTGGTCGCGGGCGACCCGCGGCAGGAGCTCGGTGAACCGGCCGAAGTCGACGGCCTGGATACGCAGCGCACCCTCGGCGAAGTCCACCTCGATGCCGGCGGTCGAGGGGTCGGCTATGAGCGCCCCGGCCAGCGCCCGGTCGTTGTCGGACCGTACGAGATAGCGGTGCGGGCGGTCCGTCATCAGCCGGCGGATCCTGCGGAAGTCGCCGGAGGCGGCATGCCTACCTGCCACCACCACCTCGATGTGCGAGGCCAGTTGCTCGACCTCTTCCAGGATGTGCGAGGAGAACAGGACCGT
This window encodes:
- a CDS encoding CynX/NimT family MFS transporter; translation: MIDAEEDLVPTPQVAGARHRLRTHPALLLTGIVLAAVNMRAALAGVSPLVGEIAHHFHLAATASSLVTTIPLIFMGLGSIIAPKLARRWGTEAVLCSALLALCGGIVLRIAPPVAALFAGCAVVGASIALLNVLMPGLIKRDFPDRAAGMTALYSTAMIMGATLSAASAVPLENALGDWQGSLVSWALLAAVAALVWIPQAVIARRGTHHGAAAATPAHGTASGPKLSRSPLAWQVTLFMGSQSLIAYVIIAWMPTIFTDHGMGKSEAGLVFAFSTLVQMAGSFVVPMLAGRMRRQRLLGVAVSALMACGVTGLLAAPVAGAWLWAAVLGIGQGGALGLALTMMVLRSGDAHTAARLSGMSQTGGYLLAAAGPLALGAVHQATSGWTVPLLLLLAVCVGLSLLGLGAGRDRRIGEDA
- a CDS encoding ABC transporter permease subunit; the protein is MSTTSPTAPPAPAAAPKAAFFNPTVARLTYRALLGRRRALILFALPAMLVVIAVIVRALTGADDTTASGILGGFALGTMVPLIGVIAGTGAIGPEIDDGSVVYLLAKPVPRSTIIFTKLLVAIGVTAAFSAIPVLVAGFVLNGNSQQIAVAYAVAAAVASVAYSALFLLFGTITRHAVVFGLVYALVWEAFVGTLVPGARTLSVQQWALAVGQKIGAEGALSSDVQLPLAVCLLTGVTVAATWYAGRRLKALTLAGEE
- the mltG gene encoding endolytic transglycosylase MltG, yielding MSDVQHTVRRPGPRLSRTGWLLLIAVLCVVAILAVLIVPRLLRERQQGELTVPEGQRASQVYAAADRALHLPDGTTAKAAKTSHLPLPAAANGNAEGYLFPATYPIRSDTTPTSLLTYMVKTADQRLADDGITAYRTVVIASIVQAEADSPADMGKVARVIENRLAKHMPLQMDSTINYALGRSTLHTSHSDTRTESPYNTYRNEGLPPTPIDNPGADALKAASAPPAGDWLYFVTVKPGDTRFTANYQEHLRNVREFNNRQKHTTANAG